CAAGGCGTTCCCCGACAAGTCGTACGCCGTCCTCGAGATGCGCGACTCGCTCGGCGGCACGTGGGACCTGTTCCGCTACCCGGGCATCCGCTCCGACTCCGACATGCACACCCTCGGCTTCGGCTGGAAGCCGTGGAAGGGCGCCAAGGCGATCGTCGACGGGCCCGACATCCTCGCCTACCTCAAGGAGGCGGCGGCCGAGAACGGCATCGACCAGCACATCCGCTACCACCACAAGCTGGTGCACGCGGAGTTCTCCACCGAGGACGCCCGCTGGACCGTGACCGTCGAGCGCACCGACACCGGCGAGACGATCGAGCTGACCGCGGGCTTCTTGTGGTCGACGTCCGGCTACTACCGCTACGACGAGGGCTTCACCCCGACCTTCGCCGGGGTCGAGGACTTCGAGGGACAGATCGTCCACCCGCAGCACTGGCCCGAGGACCTCGACTACGCCGGCAAGCGGGTCGTCGTGATCGGCTCCGGCGCCACCGCGGTCACCCTGATCCCGGCGCTGGCCGGCTCCGGCGCCGGTCACGTGACGATGCTGCAGCGCACGCCGACGTACATCATCAGCCAGCCGACGTACGACAAGGTCTCGGCCGAGATGTACCGCCGGCTGCCCGACAAGCTGGCCCAGAAGCTGGTCCGCACCCGCTACCTCACCAGCCGGATCGCGTTCTACGAGTTCTGCCAGGCCCGACCCAAGGAGTCGCGCGCGCTGCTGCGCAAGCTGCTCGAGCGCCAGCTGCCCGACGACGTCAGCTTCGACGAGCACTTCAAGCCGCCCTACGACCCGTGGGACCAGCGCCTGTGCGCCGTCCCCGGTGGCGACCTGTTCAAGGCGCTGCGACACCACACGGTCGACATCGTCACCGACCACATCGACCGGTTCACGCCGAAGGGCATCCAGCTGTTGTCGGGCAAGGAGCTGGAGG
This genomic interval from Nocardioides kongjuensis contains the following:
- a CDS encoding flavin-containing monooxygenase; amino-acid sequence: MSDSTHLDVLIIGAGLSGIDAAYHVTKAFPDKSYAVLEMRDSLGGTWDLFRYPGIRSDSDMHTLGFGWKPWKGAKAIVDGPDILAYLKEAAAENGIDQHIRYHHKLVHAEFSTEDARWTVTVERTDTGETIELTAGFLWSTSGYYRYDEGFTPTFAGVEDFEGQIVHPQHWPEDLDYAGKRVVVIGSGATAVTLIPALAGSGAGHVTMLQRTPTYIISQPTYDKVSAEMYRRLPDKLAQKLVRTRYLTSRIAFYEFCQARPKESRALLRKLLERQLPDDVSFDEHFKPPYDPWDQRLCAVPGGDLFKALRHHTVDIVTDHIDRFTPKGIQLLSGKELEADIIITATGLNLQIFGGATLSVDGTKVAPSETMAYKGLMLSEIPNFAFIIGYTNASWTLKADLVCEYVVKLLRRMDETGTRMVVPRRDPSVPEEPFLDFEAGYVMRSIDSLPKQGATFPWRLKMNYFKDILVFRKPVEDEALEFSA